One window from the genome of Serinibacter salmoneus encodes:
- a CDS encoding ABC transporter permease has translation MVRGAAWSLAVLVPLAFLTAFFAYPVLTLVARGFVTDGALDLGGFSEVLGDARTWRVLRHTLTQALVGTALALLLALPAAHALYRRRFPGRGAVRGLLSVPFVLPSVVVGVAFRALLAEGGPLGFLGLDRSFPAIVAALAFFNIGLAVRMIGSVWERLDPRTEEAARALGASPARAFATVTLPALLPAIASAASLIFLFCSTAFAVVLVLGGQQFATIEVEIWLQTTQFLDLRAASVLSVVQLVVVALALWVSARTRDHAERALRLLPASTPAPRLRLGRGASGLDRAAAAVTALAVIFVGLPLTTLLVRSLRQDGAWTLQHYANLTTTGTNALTVSVWQATRNSLTIALAAMVMAVVIGVMLSLVLSRTPRRRSARHALRGLDALVMLPLGVSAVTVGFGFLIALDKPPLDVRSSLVLIPIAQAMVAIPLVIRTMLPVLRAIDPRLRQAAAVLGAGPGRVLWSVDGPLVTRSLGLAIGFAFAVSLGEFGATSFLARPDRPTLPVVIYRLLGRPGEGNYGMALAASVVLAVMVGGVMMIAERLRPVGAGQL, from the coding sequence GTGGTGCGGGGGGCGGCGTGGAGCCTCGCCGTGCTCGTGCCGCTGGCGTTCCTCACCGCCTTCTTCGCCTACCCCGTGCTCACCCTCGTGGCCCGCGGGTTCGTCACCGACGGCGCCCTGGACCTCGGCGGGTTCTCCGAGGTGCTGGGCGATGCCCGCACCTGGCGCGTGCTGCGTCACACCCTCACCCAGGCGCTGGTCGGCACCGCCCTGGCGCTGCTGCTCGCGCTGCCCGCCGCGCACGCCCTGTACCGGCGGCGCTTCCCCGGGCGCGGGGCGGTGCGGGGGCTGCTGTCGGTGCCGTTCGTGCTGCCCAGCGTGGTGGTCGGCGTCGCCTTCCGCGCGCTGCTCGCCGAGGGCGGCCCGCTCGGCTTCCTCGGCCTGGACCGCAGCTTCCCCGCGATCGTGGCCGCCCTGGCGTTCTTCAACATCGGCCTCGCCGTGCGGATGATCGGCAGCGTCTGGGAACGGCTGGACCCGCGCACCGAGGAGGCCGCCCGCGCCCTGGGCGCCTCACCCGCCCGCGCCTTCGCGACCGTCACCCTGCCGGCGCTGCTGCCCGCGATCGCCTCCGCCGCCTCCCTCATCTTCCTGTTCTGCTCCACCGCCTTCGCCGTGGTCCTCGTGCTCGGCGGCCAGCAGTTCGCCACCATCGAGGTGGAGATCTGGCTGCAGACCACCCAGTTCCTGGACCTGCGCGCCGCCTCCGTACTGAGCGTGGTGCAGCTCGTGGTGGTCGCCCTGGCGCTGTGGGTCTCCGCCCGCACCCGGGACCATGCCGAGCGCGCCCTGCGGCTGCTGCCCGCGAGCACCCCCGCGCCGCGCCTGCGCCTGGGGCGAGGTGCGAGCGGCCTGGACCGCGCCGCCGCCGCGGTCACGGCGCTCGCGGTGATCTTCGTGGGCCTGCCGCTGACGACCCTGCTGGTGCGCTCGCTGCGGCAGGACGGCGCCTGGACCCTGCAGCACTACGCCAACCTCACCACCACCGGTACCAACGCCCTGACGGTCTCGGTGTGGCAGGCCACGCGCAACTCCCTCACGATTGCCCTCGCCGCGATGGTGATGGCCGTGGTCATCGGGGTGATGCTGTCCCTCGTGCTCTCCCGCACCCCGCGCCGCCGCTCCGCCAGGCACGCGCTGCGCGGCCTGGACGCCCTGGTGATGCTGCCGCTCGGGGTCTCCGCGGTGACGGTCGGCTTCGGGTTCCTCATCGCCCTGGACAAGCCGCCGCTGGACGTGCGCAGCTCCCTCGTGCTGATCCCGATCGCGCAGGCGATGGTCGCGATCCCGCTGGTGATCCGCACCATGCTGCCGGTGCTGCGTGCCATCGACCCGCGGCTGCGGCAGGCCGCCGCCGTGCTCGGCGCCGGCCCGGGCCGGGTGCTGTGGAGCGTGGACGGGCCGCTGGTCACCCGGTCGCTGGGCCTGGCGATCGGGTTCGCGTTCGCGGTGTCGCTGGGGGAGTTCGGGGCGACGTCGTTCCTCGCCCGCCCGGATCGGCCCACCCTGCCGGTGGTCATCTACCGGCTGCTGGGGCGCCCCGGTGAGGGCAACTACGGGATGGCGCTTGCCGCCTCGGTGGTCCTGGCCGTCATGGTCGGCGGCGTGATGATGATCGCGGAACGGCTGCGGCCGGTGGGAGCGGGACAACTGTGA
- a CDS encoding ABC transporter ATP-binding protein, whose translation MSSGLQVRGAVVRYPAVRRGGEATIAVDHVDLAVRPGEVLALLGPSGCGKSSLLRAVAGLEPLEAGALTWDGADLTPVPVHRRGFGLMFQDGQLFPHRTVAGNVAYGLRGTWWGRGDARGARVAEMLDLVGLAGYEDRPVTTLSGGQAQRVALARSLAPSPRLLLLDEPLSALDRNLREELVGVIGRVLREAGTTALYVTHDHDEAITVAGRIAVMLQGRIVQVAPAAEIRTAPASPQVAAFLGVPPA comes from the coding sequence ATGAGCAGTGGGCTTCAGGTGCGCGGCGCCGTCGTGCGCTACCCGGCGGTGCGCCGGGGCGGGGAGGCGACGATCGCCGTCGACCACGTGGACCTGGCCGTGCGGCCGGGGGAGGTGCTGGCGCTCCTCGGCCCCTCGGGCTGCGGGAAGTCCAGCCTGCTGCGCGCCGTCGCCGGGCTCGAACCACTGGAGGCGGGCGCCCTGACCTGGGACGGCGCGGACCTCACGCCCGTGCCGGTGCACCGCCGCGGGTTCGGGCTGATGTTCCAGGACGGGCAGCTCTTCCCGCACCGCACCGTGGCGGGGAATGTGGCCTACGGGCTGCGGGGAACGTGGTGGGGCAGGGGGGACGCGCGCGGCGCGCGGGTCGCGGAGATGCTCGACCTGGTGGGCCTCGCGGGCTACGAGGACCGGCCGGTCACCACGCTCTCGGGTGGGCAGGCGCAGCGGGTGGCGCTGGCCCGATCGCTCGCGCCCTCACCGCGGCTGCTGCTGCTGGACGAGCCGCTCTCGGCCCTGGACCGGAACCTGCGCGAGGAGCTGGTGGGCGTGATCGGGCGGGTGCTGCGGGAGGCGGGCACCACCGCGCTGTACGTGACGCACGACCACGACGAGGCGATCACCGTGGCCGGCCGCATCGCCGTGATGCTGCAGGGCCGGATCGTGCAGGTCGCCCCGGCCGCGGAGATCCGCACCGCCCCGGCCTCACCGCAGGTCGCCGCGTTCCTGGGCGTCCCGCCCGCTTGA
- a CDS encoding TetR/AcrR family transcriptional regulator, whose protein sequence is MTTRPPEGSLEQQIAQYSAESGFEAVEATPEERRRLDLLWGTTPPAQRGRPPKFTLRDVVAAGLAVADAEGLAGVSMRRVAKQLGAGAMSLYTYVPGREELVDLMIDAAFAQLDLPEVGVGWREGLVRYADTVLAMYRAHPWLLDLNQWRLPLAPHVLDAEEAALRILASTPLEPAQVVGIRDILDTYVAGLARQLATEQRDAAAGTSQEAYWTGQSHFWTSHFDPERYPTMTRMWTAGAFDVDRGSTELALAPLLDSIERAIQDTE, encoded by the coding sequence ATGACCACGCGGCCACCGGAGGGTTCCCTCGAGCAGCAGATCGCGCAGTACAGCGCCGAGAGCGGCTTCGAGGCGGTCGAGGCGACCCCCGAGGAACGCCGCCGGCTGGACCTGCTGTGGGGCACCACCCCGCCGGCGCAGCGCGGGCGGCCGCCGAAGTTCACCCTGCGGGACGTGGTCGCCGCGGGCCTCGCGGTCGCGGACGCTGAGGGGCTCGCGGGGGTCTCGATGCGGCGGGTGGCCAAGCAGCTCGGCGCCGGGGCGATGAGCCTGTACACCTACGTGCCCGGCCGCGAGGAGCTCGTGGACCTCATGATCGACGCCGCATTCGCGCAGCTGGACCTGCCGGAGGTCGGGGTCGGCTGGCGCGAGGGCCTGGTGCGGTACGCGGACACCGTGCTGGCGATGTACCGCGCGCACCCGTGGCTGCTGGACCTCAACCAGTGGCGGCTACCGCTGGCCCCGCACGTGCTGGACGCGGAGGAGGCTGCCCTGCGGATCCTCGCCTCCACCCCCCTGGAGCCGGCGCAGGTGGTGGGCATCCGGGACATCCTCGACACCTACGTGGCCGGACTCGCGCGGCAGCTCGCCACCGAACAGCGCGACGCCGCCGCCGGCACCTCCCAGGAGGCGTACTGGACCGGGCAGAGCCACTTCTGGACCTCCCACTTCGACCCCGAGCGCTACCCCACGATGACGCGGATGTGGACCGCGGGTGCGTTCGACGTGGACCGCGGCAGCACCGAGCTCGCGCTCGCGCCGCTGCTGGACTCCATCGAGCGGGCCATCCAGGACACGGAGTAG
- a CDS encoding ABC transporter ATP-binding protein — protein sequence MITTSGLTKTFTRKKTRVEAVKGIDLSVTDGELVAILGPNGAGKSTTLRMLTGLLAPTAGSATVAGYDVATQPDKVRATIGYVGQGNSAGHYFRVGDELASQAQFYGIPGAEGRRRASDLLAALDLTGLEKRTVNTLSGGQRRRLDVAMGLLNRPPLLFLDEPSTGMDPASRANLWEHVQRMREQFGMTLVLTTHYLEEADRMAERVVIIDHGSIIADDTPAALRRHHARDTITLSYREESRASSAVGHLAGDARLHSVTPQGGRIRIELDDGAAHVPALLAGLEAAGLRPDATSTAEATLDDVFLNLTGRSLREESESESDDDAAAAAMAAAAAGPAGMGGGA from the coding sequence ATGATCACCACCTCGGGTCTCACCAAGACCTTCACCCGCAAGAAGACGCGGGTCGAGGCCGTCAAGGGCATCGACCTATCCGTCACCGACGGCGAGCTCGTCGCGATCCTCGGCCCCAACGGCGCCGGGAAGTCCACCACCCTGCGGATGCTCACCGGGCTGCTCGCGCCCACCGCGGGCTCCGCCACCGTCGCCGGGTACGACGTCGCCACCCAGCCGGACAAGGTCCGCGCCACCATCGGCTACGTGGGCCAGGGCAACAGCGCCGGGCACTACTTCCGGGTGGGGGACGAGCTGGCCAGCCAGGCGCAGTTCTACGGCATCCCCGGAGCCGAGGGCCGCCGTCGCGCGAGCGACCTGCTCGCCGCCCTCGACCTCACCGGGCTGGAGAAGCGCACGGTCAACACCCTCTCCGGCGGTCAGCGGCGCCGCCTCGACGTGGCGATGGGCCTGCTCAACCGCCCGCCCCTGCTGTTCCTGGACGAACCCAGCACCGGGATGGACCCCGCCAGCCGCGCCAACCTGTGGGAGCACGTGCAGCGCATGCGCGAGCAGTTCGGGATGACCCTCGTGCTCACCACCCACTACCTGGAGGAGGCCGACCGGATGGCCGAACGCGTGGTCATCATCGACCACGGCAGCATCATCGCCGACGACACCCCCGCCGCGCTGCGGCGCCACCATGCCCGGGACACCATCACCCTGTCCTACCGGGAGGAATCCAGGGCGAGCTCCGCCGTCGGGCACCTGGCGGGGGATGCCCGGCTGCACAGCGTCACCCCGCAGGGTGGCCGGATCCGGATCGAGCTGGACGACGGCGCCGCCCACGTCCCCGCCCTGCTGGCGGGACTGGAGGCGGCCGGGTTGCGCCCGGATGCGACCTCCACCGCCGAGGCGACGCTGGACGATGTGTTCCTCAACCTCACCGGGCGCAGCCTGCGTGAGGAGTCCGAGTCCGAGTCCGACGACGACGCCGCGGCCGCCGCGATGGCCGCGGCCGCCGCCGGTCCGGCGGGAATGGGGGGTGGGGCATGA
- a CDS encoding ABC transporter permease, protein MSATSVIEYRAGSGLPENPVARQVHDIVAVAWRELRVTLRDPFSQIFALGQPLVFLLLFAPLLSGAVGGAMAPAGAEAAGAESVIQWFLPGLLVMIALFGTGMTGSNLLFEMQMGSYERILASPLTRSSIIVGRSLKEFVPLVLQAILLTVVAIPFGFTLHIGGVLVGLLMLGIFGVGLGALSYALGLASKDREWLFWTVQQSVTFPLLLLAGMMLPLESGPQWMQVASRFNPITYLVNGERALFAGELNADVAWGFVAALATLVVGLWAGVSGIRRATR, encoded by the coding sequence ATGAGCGCCACCAGCGTGATCGAGTACCGCGCCGGCAGCGGGCTGCCGGAGAATCCGGTGGCGCGTCAGGTGCACGACATCGTGGCGGTCGCGTGGCGGGAGCTGCGCGTGACGCTGCGCGACCCGTTCTCGCAGATCTTCGCGCTCGGGCAGCCGCTGGTGTTCCTGCTGCTGTTCGCGCCGCTGCTGTCCGGCGCGGTGGGCGGGGCGATGGCACCCGCCGGGGCCGAGGCCGCTGGGGCGGAGAGCGTGATCCAGTGGTTCCTGCCCGGGTTGCTGGTGATGATCGCTCTGTTCGGCACCGGGATGACCGGCTCCAACCTGCTGTTCGAGATGCAGATGGGCTCCTACGAGCGGATCCTCGCCTCGCCGCTCACGCGTTCGTCCATCATCGTGGGGCGCTCGCTGAAGGAGTTCGTGCCGCTGGTGCTGCAGGCGATCCTGCTCACCGTGGTGGCGATCCCGTTCGGGTTCACGCTGCACATCGGGGGCGTGCTGGTGGGGCTGCTCATGCTCGGGATCTTCGGGGTGGGGCTCGGGGCGCTGTCCTACGCGCTCGGCCTGGCCTCCAAGGACCGGGAGTGGCTGTTCTGGACCGTGCAGCAGAGCGTCACCTTCCCGCTGCTGCTGCTGGCCGGGATGATGCTGCCGCTGGAATCCGGGCCGCAGTGGATGCAGGTCGCCTCCCGCTTCAACCCGATCACCTACCTGGTCAACGGGGAGCGGGCGCTGTTCGCGGGTGAGCTGAACGCCGACGTGGCGTGGGGGTTCGTGGCGGCGCTGGCCACCCTGGTGGTGGGCCTGTGGGCGGGGGTCTCCGGCATCCGCCGCGCCACCCGCTGA
- a CDS encoding gluconokinase: protein MTQVVLGVDIGTTATKVVAFTPQGDLVASAEAGYPLHTPHPGYAEQDPEQILAAVIEASSAVVQQVGAERVAALSFSSAMHTLIGLSPAMEPLTPSSSWADTRADAQAERIRASTGGLGLHRRTGTPVHPMSPMVRLAWFHEQEPKLCERVGFWCGIKEYVLLRLTGALVMDRSIASCSGLLNLESLTWDSEALAVAGVLPEQLPELVATTHALPLADDGAAHLGLPAGTPVVVGAGDGPLANLGVGAVRPGMAACSLGTSGALRVMVDRPVVDPLGRVFCYALTDDLWVVGGAINNGGIVMRWALEALAPDLAGEEDLLELAASAPAGSGGLLMMPYLLSERAPRWSSLPQGAYVGLTRAHGREHLVRAALEGVCLQLSLVLESMRAAGLEVGEVRATGGVMRSDLWRQMLADALGTPIDLTEGEQGSGYGAAVLGMVALGLMDSVADAAASATVTETVRPDAAAAGVYGELRPVYSGLYDALAPAFGSLKRLAPALPLR, encoded by the coding sequence ATGACGCAGGTGGTGCTGGGCGTGGACATCGGGACCACCGCCACCAAGGTGGTGGCCTTCACCCCGCAGGGTGACCTGGTGGCCTCCGCGGAGGCGGGCTACCCGCTGCACACCCCGCACCCCGGCTACGCCGAACAGGACCCCGAGCAGATCCTGGCGGCCGTGATCGAGGCGAGCAGCGCCGTCGTGCAGCAGGTGGGTGCCGAGCGGGTGGCCGCGCTGTCCTTCAGCTCGGCGATGCACACCCTGATCGGCCTGTCCCCCGCGATGGAGCCGCTCACGCCCTCCTCCTCCTGGGCCGACACCCGCGCGGACGCGCAGGCGGAGCGGATCCGCGCCTCCACGGGCGGCCTCGGGCTGCACCGCCGCACCGGCACCCCGGTGCACCCGATGTCCCCGATGGTGCGCCTGGCGTGGTTCCACGAGCAGGAACCGAAACTGTGCGAGCGGGTCGGCTTCTGGTGCGGCATCAAGGAGTACGTGCTGCTGCGGCTGACCGGGGCGCTGGTGATGGACCGCTCGATCGCCTCCTGCTCCGGCCTGCTGAACCTGGAGAGCCTCACCTGGGACTCCGAGGCCCTCGCGGTGGCCGGGGTGCTGCCCGAACAGCTCCCCGAGCTGGTCGCCACCACCCATGCGCTGCCCTTGGCGGACGACGGCGCAGCCCACCTCGGCCTGCCCGCCGGCACCCCGGTGGTGGTCGGGGCGGGCGACGGTCCGCTCGCCAACCTGGGGGTGGGGGCGGTGCGCCCCGGCATGGCCGCCTGTTCGCTCGGGACCTCCGGGGCGCTGCGCGTGATGGTGGACCGGCCCGTGGTCGACCCCCTGGGACGGGTGTTCTGCTACGCCCTGACCGATGACCTGTGGGTGGTCGGCGGGGCGATCAACAACGGCGGCATCGTGATGCGGTGGGCGCTGGAGGCCCTCGCGCCGGACCTGGCCGGCGAGGAGGACCTGCTGGAGCTGGCCGCCTCGGCGCCCGCGGGCTCGGGTGGGCTGCTGATGATGCCGTATCTCCTCTCCGAGCGCGCCCCGCGCTGGAGTTCGCTGCCGCAGGGCGCCTACGTGGGCCTGACCCGCGCGCACGGCCGCGAGCACCTGGTGCGGGCCGCGCTGGAGGGGGTGTGCCTGCAACTCTCCCTCGTGCTGGAGTCGATGCGGGCGGCCGGCCTGGAGGTCGGCGAGGTGCGGGCGACCGGCGGGGTGATGCGCTCGGACCTGTGGCGGCAGATGCTCGCCGACGCCCTGGGCACCCCGATCGACCTCACCGAGGGCGAGCAGGGCTCCGGGTACGGCGCAGCCGTGCTGGGCATGGTGGCGCTCGGGCTGATGGACTCCGTGGCGGATGCGGCGGCGAGCGCCACCGTCACCGAGACGGTGCGCCCGGATGCCGCGGCCGCGGGGGTCTACGGCGAGCTGCGGCCGGTGTACTCCGGCCTGTACGACGCGCTCGCGCCCGCCTTCGGGTCGCTCAAGCGGCTGGCGCCCGCGCTGCCGCTGCGCTGA
- a CDS encoding zinc-binding dehydrogenase: MRTVVIPGAQQIEVVDREIPTPGSGEVLLRVAHVGVCGSDLNYYARGATGEYTIREPLTPGHELSGWVESDPSGELAPGTPVTVHPARFGQELAGLADAPHLWPGGSYLGSAATWPHTQGAMAEYLVVERPMVRVLPGDLPIRRAALAEPLAVALHGLTLAARHGAGTAGSDNGSDNTDGDLAGVRVLVSGAGPIGLLALAAAVARGAEVSASDVLAGPLARAGELGAGATYRAGEEEIPAGAFDLVLECSGAAPAVTTAVAAAARRGVVVQLGMLANEPRPVNLAPMLAKELVMLGTFRFAGEIDEAVTMLAAHPELEAVITHEFGVDEVAEAFAVARDGDRSGKVLVTLASERD; the protein is encoded by the coding sequence ATGCGCACCGTCGTCATCCCCGGCGCCCAGCAGATCGAGGTCGTCGACCGCGAGATCCCCACCCCCGGCAGCGGCGAGGTCCTGCTGCGCGTGGCCCACGTGGGCGTCTGCGGCTCGGACCTGAACTACTACGCCCGCGGCGCCACCGGGGAGTACACGATCCGCGAGCCCCTCACCCCCGGCCACGAGTTGTCCGGCTGGGTGGAGAGCGACCCGTCCGGCGAGCTTGCGCCCGGCACCCCGGTCACCGTGCACCCCGCCCGATTCGGTCAGGAGCTCGCCGGTCTCGCCGATGCCCCGCACCTGTGGCCGGGCGGCTCCTACCTGGGCAGCGCCGCCACCTGGCCGCACACCCAGGGCGCCATGGCCGAGTACCTCGTGGTGGAGCGGCCCATGGTCCGCGTGCTCCCGGGCGACCTCCCGATCCGCCGTGCAGCGCTCGCCGAACCCCTCGCGGTGGCGCTGCACGGCCTGACCCTGGCCGCCCGGCACGGCGCCGGCACCGCCGGCTCCGACAACGGCTCCGACAACACCGACGGCGACCTGGCCGGCGTGCGGGTGCTGGTCTCCGGCGCCGGCCCGATCGGCCTGCTGGCCCTGGCGGCCGCCGTCGCCCGGGGTGCGGAGGTCTCCGCCTCGGACGTGCTCGCCGGTCCGCTGGCCCGCGCCGGCGAGCTGGGGGCCGGGGCCACCTACCGGGCGGGTGAGGAGGAGATCCCCGCCGGCGCGTTCGACCTGGTGCTGGAGTGTTCCGGGGCGGCGCCCGCCGTCACCACCGCGGTGGCCGCCGCGGCCCGCCGCGGCGTGGTGGTGCAGCTCGGGATGCTCGCGAACGAACCGCGCCCGGTCAACCTCGCCCCGATGCTCGCCAAGGAGCTGGTGATGCTCGGCACGTTCCGCTTCGCCGGGGAGATCGACGAGGCCGTGACCATGCTGGCCGCGCACCCCGAACTCGAGGCGGTCATCACGCACGAGTTCGGCGTGGACGAGGTCGCCGAGGCCTTCGCCGTGGCGCGCGACGGGGACCGGTCTGGCAAGGTGCTGGTGACCCTGGCGAGCGAGAGGGACTGA
- a CDS encoding SDR family oxidoreductase: MTSLFDITDRLALVTGSSRGLGRAMATGLAEAGARVILHGRNAEALAATADDIAARTGRAPATVTFDVTDNAAVCDGVAALLAQHGVPDILVNNAGIQRRAPFTEFEPENWDALMQANLSSAFYVSRQITPAMAERGSGKVINIGSVQSKLARQTIAPYSASKGGLVMLTQGMAADLARFNIQVNALSPGYFATDMNTALVQDEDFSAWLAQRTPAQRWGRVEELVGTLIYLASDATSFVSGQNILVDGGMTAVV, encoded by the coding sequence ATGACCTCCCTGTTCGACATCACCGACCGCCTCGCGCTGGTCACCGGCTCCTCCCGGGGCCTGGGCCGCGCGATGGCCACGGGCCTGGCGGAGGCCGGCGCCCGCGTGATCCTGCACGGCCGCAACGCCGAGGCACTGGCCGCCACCGCGGACGACATCGCCGCCCGCACCGGTCGCGCCCCGGCCACCGTCACCTTCGACGTCACCGACAACGCCGCGGTCTGCGACGGCGTGGCCGCCCTGCTCGCGCAGCACGGCGTGCCCGACATCCTGGTGAACAACGCCGGCATCCAGCGCCGCGCCCCGTTCACCGAGTTCGAGCCGGAGAACTGGGACGCCCTGATGCAGGCGAACCTGTCCTCGGCGTTCTACGTCTCCCGGCAGATCACCCCCGCGATGGCCGAGCGCGGCTCGGGGAAGGTCATCAACATCGGCTCGGTGCAGTCCAAGCTCGCCCGCCAGACCATCGCGCCCTACTCCGCCTCCAAGGGCGGGCTGGTGATGCTCACCCAGGGCATGGCGGCCGACCTGGCGCGGTTCAACATCCAGGTCAACGCCCTGTCCCCCGGCTACTTCGCCACCGACATGAACACGGCGCTCGTTCAGGACGAGGACTTCAGCGCGTGGCTGGCACAGCGCACCCCCGCGCAGCGGTGGGGACGGGTCGAGGAACTGGTCGGCACCCTGATCTACCTCGCGAGCGATGCCACCAGCTTCGTCTCCGGCCAGAACATCCTGGTCGACGGCGGCATGACGGCGGTGGTCTGA
- a CDS encoding GntP family permease produces the protein MDDWTQTLTAGPLLLIAAGAIALILTLVIKFKVHAFLTLIIASLLTAIATGLPLSELVGVLTGGFGGTLGSVALLVGLGAMLGKLVEHSGGAKVLADALIGLFGEKRAVFALGLASLIMGFPIFFDAGLVVMLPVIFAVARRMGGNVLLYGIPAAAAFSVMHVFVPPHPGPVSASEFYGANLGLVLLIGLVVAIPTWYVTGYLWGRFIGQRIPLPVPDLFGAVDEDQPANPPSVGAVIGVMLLPLLLIFLNTGLTTLASTGAVDGDATWVQALIMIGNSPVALLISVLVASVVLGTRRGEHGTALEKVLDSSLGPVASVILITGAGGMFGGVLRASGIGDALSEALSDLGLPIIVAAYLIAVVLRLAQGSATVALVTAAGLMAPAVAASDFSAMQIACITLATAAGSVFAGHVNDSGFWLVGRLMGMDVKTTLKTWTVQQALESVVAFAIVGVLFAIF, from the coding sequence ATGGACGACTGGACGCAGACCCTCACCGCGGGGCCGCTCCTCCTGATCGCCGCCGGCGCGATCGCCCTGATCCTCACCCTGGTGATCAAGTTCAAGGTCCACGCCTTCCTGACCCTGATCATCGCCTCCCTGCTCACCGCCATCGCCACCGGCCTGCCGCTGAGTGAACTGGTGGGCGTGCTCACCGGCGGATTCGGCGGCACGCTGGGCAGCGTCGCGCTCCTGGTCGGCCTCGGCGCCATGCTCGGCAAACTCGTGGAGCACTCCGGCGGCGCGAAGGTCCTGGCCGACGCCCTCATCGGCCTCTTCGGCGAGAAGCGCGCCGTCTTCGCCCTCGGCCTGGCAAGCCTCATCATGGGCTTCCCCATCTTCTTCGATGCGGGACTGGTGGTGATGCTCCCGGTGATCTTCGCCGTCGCCCGCCGGATGGGCGGCAACGTGCTGCTCTACGGCATCCCGGCCGCCGCGGCCTTCTCGGTGATGCACGTGTTCGTGCCGCCCCACCCCGGCCCCGTCTCCGCCTCGGAGTTCTACGGCGCCAACCTCGGCCTGGTGCTGCTGATCGGCCTCGTGGTGGCGATCCCCACCTGGTACGTGACCGGTTACCTGTGGGGTCGCTTCATCGGCCAGCGCATCCCACTCCCGGTCCCTGACCTGTTCGGCGCGGTGGACGAGGACCAGCCCGCCAACCCGCCGAGCGTCGGCGCCGTGATCGGTGTGATGCTCCTGCCCCTGCTGCTGATCTTCCTCAACACGGGCCTGACCACGCTGGCCAGCACCGGGGCGGTCGACGGCGATGCCACCTGGGTGCAGGCGCTCATCATGATCGGCAACTCGCCGGTGGCGCTGCTGATCTCGGTGCTGGTCGCCAGCGTCGTGCTCGGCACCCGGCGGGGCGAGCACGGCACCGCCCTGGAGAAGGTGCTGGACTCCTCCCTCGGGCCGGTCGCCTCGGTCATCCTCATCACCGGCGCCGGCGGCATGTTCGGTGGCGTGCTGCGGGCCTCCGGCATCGGCGACGCGCTGTCTGAGGCCCTGTCCGACCTCGGCCTGCCGATCATCGTGGCGGCCTACCTCATCGCCGTGGTGCTGCGCCTGGCGCAGGGCTCGGCGACCGTGGCCCTGGTGACCGCCGCCGGCCTGATGGCCCCGGCCGTGGCCGCCTCGGACTTCTCCGCGATGCAGATCGCCTGCATCACCCTGGCCACCGCCGCCGGGTCGGTGTTCGCCGGACACGTCAACGACTCCGGGTTCTGGCTCGTGGGCCGCCTCATGGGGATGGACGTCAAGACCACCCTGAAGACCTGGACCGTGCAGCAGGCGCTGGAGTCCGTGGTCGCGTTCGCGATCGTGGGCGTGCTGTTCGCGATCTTCTAG
- a CDS encoding FadR/GntR family transcriptional regulator produces the protein MLQAGVLDDLGQRIAGGAITPGTVLTIAGLEEHYGVSRSVVREAIRVLEAMRMVSARRHVGITVRPRTEWNALDTRLIGWNLAGPGRTAELGALMELRVAIEPVAARLAAVRASPQQRQRFTELAARLRDLGSQGLGESEEYLTTDIAFHHLILQASGNEMFAGVLGDVIGEVLAGRTRLGLSPSNPVVEALDAHEEAARALIEGDGAAAEREIRAIVVEAHSAALAEGAAREPHQR, from the coding sequence GTGCTGCAGGCAGGAGTGCTCGACGACCTCGGTCAGCGCATCGCAGGCGGCGCCATCACCCCGGGCACGGTGCTGACGATCGCGGGGCTCGAGGAGCACTACGGGGTCTCGCGGTCCGTGGTCCGCGAGGCGATCCGCGTGCTGGAGGCGATGCGGATGGTCAGCGCCCGGCGGCACGTGGGGATCACGGTGCGTCCCCGCACGGAGTGGAACGCCCTCGACACCCGACTCATCGGATGGAATCTCGCCGGCCCCGGGCGCACCGCGGAATTGGGCGCGCTCATGGAGTTGCGCGTGGCGATCGAGCCCGTCGCCGCGCGACTGGCGGCAGTTCGGGCGAGCCCGCAGCAGCGGCAACGCTTCACCGAGCTCGCGGCCCGGCTACGGGACCTGGGGAGTCAGGGTCTGGGGGAGAGCGAGGAGTACCTCACCACGGACATCGCCTTCCATCACCTGATCCTGCAGGCGAGCGGGAACGAGATGTTCGCGGGTGTGCTCGGTGACGTGATCGGGGAGGTGCTGGCCGGGCGCACCCGGCTGGGCCTCTCGCCCTCCAACCCTGTGGTCGAGGCGCTCGATGCGCACGAGGAAGCGGCGCGCGCGCTCATCGAGGGCGACGGCGCAGCCGCCGAACGCGAGATCCGCGCCATCGTCGTGGAGGCCCACAGCGCGGCGCTCGCGGAGGGCGCCGCGCGGGAGCCGCACCAGCGCTGA